The Verrucomicrobiota bacterium genomic sequence TCTCCAACATTGGTTCTCACTGATGAGGAAAAAGCTCTTCTGAAAAAGCCTAAAGCTGCTGTTCTTATGGGGGATACTAGTGACATGGATGAAGCTAGGACTGTTGCGGATAAGATGGATTATTCTTCTCGTCCAAGAGTCCCCGAAGAGTTTAGGGATGACGTAGAAAAAGCTAGCAGATTGTTTGCAGAGCAGAGGTTCGATGAAGCCGCTGCTATTTATCAGATGATGTTAAATGAGTATCCTGATTCATTATATGCGTTATCGAATCTGGGTGTTACGCGTTTTCAACAACAAAAATACGCAGAGGCGGAAATAGCCTTAAAGAGAGCAGTAGAATTAGCACCTCAGGATGCATTTTCCCACTCAATACTCGGCATAGTCCTTTATCAGCAAGCTAAATATGATGAAGCGGTGCAGGTCTTAACTCGGGCTGTAGCTCTAGAGCCTAACGATCCTAAGTCTCATAATTATCTTGGTATTGCAGCATCTCAAAAAGGATGGCAAGAAGCTGCAGAACAGGAATGTCGCAAGGCTATTGAACTGGATGATAAATATGGCGATGCGCACTTTAATTTAGCCGTTATATATGCAACGCAGAGGCCACCTTCAAGAGAATTATCTAGAAGGCACTATCAGCGAGCACTTGAACTAGGTGTTCCGCGTGATGATGAGTTGGAAAAGCTCCTACAATAATTTTATTCCCATGGGTTAATATATAAAGCCTGCCGTAAGCCTAATTCGCCAATATGCTCCCTATGTTATGGAATGGATATCCAATCGAGAATAAAGCAAATCCTTCAAGCAGAAGCAAAAGCTATAGAGGCTATTAATGTCACTGCTGCATTTGAGGATTCGGTGAGACTCTTAATGGACTGCAAGAGCAAGGTCTTAACCACAGGAATCGGTAAGGCAGGACTTGCCGCTCAAAAGCTTGCGGCTACTTTATGCTCAACAGGGACACCAGCAACTTTTTTGCATCCAAGTGAAGCGGTTCATGGGGATCTGGGATTAGTAGAAGATAAAGATGTGATGATTGCCTTCTCTACTAGTGGGAAATCTCAAGAGGTAATCGAGATGTTAGAGTTGTCCAAGCACTTAGGGCTGAACGGCATAATAGGAATAACATCTCACCCCGACTCTAAACTAAGAGAACTCAGTGATATTGTTCTAGATATGGGTATCATCCAGGAGCCTTGCCCTTTGGGCTTAGCACCGAGCGCTAGTATTGCCGTTATGTTAGCAATAAGTGATGCTATAGCTCTAACTTTAATGGAATTAAAGGGTATCACAAAGGAAGACTATGGGCTAAGGCATCATGGTGGTTATTTGGGTCGGCGTGCTCGCGTGGATAATCTTCCAAATTAGAGGACTTAATGAACTAAAACTTCAGCAGTTTTGGGTTGTTATTTGCCTAGAAACTTGGATGCTCTAAAGATGGAATGGAAAATTAAACCTCGATCATCGTGTTGCCAAGCGACTCAAGAACCATTTGATGATGGAGAGGTCTTTTATACTTTGCTAATTAAAACCGAAGACGATGGCATCGAGAGGAGAGATCTCTCAGGCAGGGCTTGGGGGCAATTAGATTCGAAGTTGGAAGTTATATCTTTTTGGAAGTCCTGCTTTAAGAATAATAAGGATGAAAGTAAAGATGAGCCTGTGCAAAGCAGAAATGCGGAGGATCAGTTGAGGAAATTAATCAAGAGTGAATTGCCGGCCGATCTTAGAGCCGCATACATTCTTGCAGCATTTCTGGAGCGTAAAAGAATCCTCAAGAACATAAAAAAACAAGAGATCGAGACAGATTCATTTACCGTATATGAACATACCGAGACGCAAGAGATTTTTATGGTCAAGGCTATGAAGCTCCATTTAAATCATTTGGAAGAATTAAAGCATGAAGCATTGCTCTCATTTCAAGTATCTAGAGTAAAAAAAGACGGCGAGCCTGAACTAGAGGAAGCACAAACTACCTAGCGAAAGGCAAAAATTACCCACTAGTGGCAAGCTAAAGAATCAACTTACCTGATATTCCTAATACTTTACTCCTTAAGACGGCTTGCAAGCGCTATTTGGCATGCATTGAGCTAAATTATCAATGTGATCTGCTATGAGAAGCGAAATAAGCTAGAAAAAAAGTATGTCCTAAATAAGCAAAGATGGATCGACAAGAGCAAAGTAAGAAAGTTGAGAGCTGGACAGACTCTAGTAGAGTATACTTTGGTTATCGCATTCATATCAATAGCAGTTATTGGTGCACTGACTCTACTTAGCGACTCGATCGCAAACGTATTAAACACAATTATAAACACTCTATCTAATGCTTCCCAAAATACTTAAAAATTTCCTAAATGAAGGAATCTAAACCCCAAATAACAAAGCGAAAGGAATGATAACGATGCTAACAAAAATCTATTCTAAAATTGTGGCTGATTTAACCACTCTAAGGTCTAAGAAAGGCCAAACCCTGGTAGAGTATGCCTTGATTTTGGCACTTGTGTCTATTGTAGTAATTGCCGTGCTAACACTCTTAGGTGGTCAAATAGAAAGCATATTCAATGAAATTACGAATAGTCTAAGTGCAGCTACAAGCTAATAACCAGCACGTTAATTAGCTCACCTGCTGGAGTCTAAAAATTCTCTATAATTGAATTTATCTCAAGTCGCAAAGTGGGCGTTCCTTGATGGGGCGCCCATTTTTATTCGCGGATAATACCCCGTGCGTAAGCACAGGGATGTAGTGCAAGCTCGCGGGAAGTTTATTTATTGTGATGTAGTAACCAGAATTTGGCATTAGAAAATAAAGCGCATTATTGCCTAATCGCCCAAAGATTTGATGTCATATCCACTACATAAAAATCTTAATAAACCGATCCACAATAGCATTTTGAGCCGACCCGTCTTCCATCAGTACTTACGCCCAGAGAAAAAAATGTATTTTTGTAATTGGAAACTAAAAGTAGGACGATTGGGTGCATGCTCGTTTTACAGAATCTTGCGCAGGCCCATAATTGACGGATGACATACGGAAACCATGGCAATTAAAGCAAACCAGCACATGAAAGCCAGCTAAGATTTCATTCCTATGAGGTAAATTCCTGTTAGTAGTAGATGACGAACCTCTCGTCAGAGGAGGTCTTAAGCAAGCGTTGATCCGATTTGGTGCAAAAGTGGATACGGCAAAAAATGGCGTGCTGAGCCTTCGTATGGCCAGAGAACACAATTTTGATCTAATTACCTGATGTCATGATGCTGGATATAGACGGATGGGATGTATTGAATCATTTACGTCCAGAGAGAGAGATACAGAAGACATCCCAGTGCTTTTTGTAACGGGCCTAGTAACGCAAGCCCAGGCAAACTACCTTAATAAGGGCCCTGATGAAAGATCTAAGATATTATCCAAATCTACAGGTCCGGACCAAATGCTTCAGTCTTTAAAGAAACTGCTCTCCTCATAAAACAAATAATCAGGTACTTAGCATACCTGGCCAATAGCAAATTTAAATAAGTATTCTATAAAGTGATCTAGGGCCACTGCCTGAGAATAATGAATCGCATTATTGCACAATCTATGTAAATATGGTTTTGAATGAGTGAGTTTTATTGGGCACGCCTTGTAAGGCAAATGATGTGGAAAGTTAACTTTGGTTTTTTTCTACAAGAATCGCTTTGGATTCTCTTTATAAGCTCTATAGTCTTTTGCCCTATAATCTTATTATTAAGAAACCACGGAATTGATGGGCAAATAGTCTATGTGAGTGTCTGCAGTCTTCTGTTATTAGGGCTACTGGGTAGCTTTGCAGTAGCATATAAAAAATTCTATAATAAAGATCAGACAACTATTTTTTTAGAAGATAGATTAGGTCTTAATAATCAAATGACATGTGCTAGTAGAGGGGTGGGTAATTGGCCTGAGCCTCTAGGTGATGAAAGCTTTAGCCAGCTCTACAGATGGAAGTGGATAAACATAATTCCTTACGCACTTGGAGCAGGTCTTATACTGGTGCTGAGTTGCTGGGTTCCTATACACAGTGCGGAAGCTAAAGGGGGAAAAATTGTCGGTAAGCCTCCGGAACTAGAGCATATAGAAAAGTGGTCAGAGATATTAGAAAAGGCCGAGGTAGTTGAAGAAACAGCCATGGAGCGTCTAAAGAAGCAAATCGGAACACTGTCTAATAAGGATTCCGAGGAATGGTATCGGCACGGGTCTTTGGAGGCTGTGGATAAGCTAGAAGGGGAATTGGCCAGTTCGATTTCCGAGATACAAAAAAATTTTTCGAAACTTCAGAATATTCTCAAAGGTCAGAGAGCCGGGTACGGCAGTAGAGAAGGCGAATCAAGT encodes the following:
- a CDS encoding SIS domain-containing protein, whose product is MDIQSRIKQILQAEAKAIEAINVTAAFEDSVRLLMDCKSKVLTTGIGKAGLAAQKLAATLCSTGTPATFLHPSEAVHGDLGLVEDKDVMIAFSTSGKSQEVIEMLELSKHLGLNGIIGITSHPDSKLRELSDIVLDMGIIQEPCPLGLAPSASIAVMLAISDAIALTLMELKGITKEDYGLRHHGGYLGRRARVDNLPN
- a CDS encoding Flp family type IVb pilin translates to MLTKIYSKIVADLTTLRSKKGQTLVEYALILALVSIVVIAVLTLLGGQIESIFNEITNSLSAATS